GGTCTCGCTCCTTTTGGGGGAAAGCGGAAAACATATATTGTGGACGAAGTGCATATGTTGACGGAAGCGGCGTTCAACGCCCTTCTCAAGACCCTGGAGGAGCCCCCACCCTTTGTCCTGTTCATTTTGGCCACGACGGAGCCGCATAAGGTGCCTGTGACAATCCGGTCCCGTTGTCAACATATTCCCCTGCACCGGATCGATGGGAATACCCTTGTGCGGCGCCTTCGTTCCGTTGCCGTTGCAGAGGGCGTCCCCTTCGAAGAACCCTGTCTCTGGGAAATAGCCAGGCAGGCGGATGGAGCGATGCGCGATGCACTTTCTCTTGCGGAACAGGTCATCGCCCTCGGAGAGGGAAGCCTCTCTTTGAATGCCATCGAAGGAGTTCTCGGTGGCGGGAGCCGAAGGGAATTGGAGCGTGTCCTCGTCCATTTGGAGAAAACTCCCGGAGATGCACTGTCGTTTTTGGAAGGACTCCTCGGAAGAGGAGCGAATCCGGAACGCCTTTTTGAAAGCCTTTTTCTTCTGTTTCGTGATCTGTGGGTGGTCCGTTCTTGGGGGGAAAAAGCTCTGGAGAAGAACTCCTTGTCCGAAGAGGAAATTGCGTTCGTGCTTGAATGTGCGCCCCGATGGCGTGCGGAAATTCTGTGGAGGGGCATGCATTTCTGTGCGCGCTGGCTTCCCAGGTTGCGTATGGGCGTTCGGGGAGATCTCCTGGTGGCTCTTCTCGTCGGGGAAATGTCTCATTTTTCAGAATCCGAGCAGGGCCGACCTTTTACGCTTCCTCGACAGGAAAAAAACATGTCACTCCTGGCAAAATCCTTGCCTCTGGAAGAACGACACGTCGAGCCGGAGAACTTCCCCGAGGGAGTTCCCTTTCTTCCAGAAGAGATGGAGACTGTGGTAATTTCTCGACAATCCGACGCAAATGACACCGTCCCCGTGTTTGTCGGAGACAACGTGCTGTCCGAGGTAGATCCGGACGAACCACCCGACTGCTCGCCCCAGGCATGGGAGCGATTGCTGCGACACCTGGCGCAAAAGGACCCCGCTCTTGCCGCGGCACTCGTAAATGCTTCTGTCCGTTGCGGCGACGGCATTCTTCAGATTTGCCTTCCTGAAAAAGCGGAGTTTTCCTGTTCCATTCTCGCCTCCGAACGAGGTGCGGCAACCCTGTTGCGACATATCAACCGTTTCATCGGGGACTTCCGAATCTCACTCCTTTGCGGCACGAAGGAGACGTTTTTGGAACAAAGGCCCTTGTCTCCGGAAACCTCTTCTCCGGAGGGAACAGGGCAACTGTTCTCGGTTCCGTCCACCGTATCCCAGACCCTCACGCATCCTGCTCCGGAAAAAGACGTTTCCTCTCCGGCGCAGGAGGAGAAAGCGGATGATCCGGTTCGGCAACTCCTGGCGTGGGTCCAGGGAGAGATCCTGATGGTTCGAAACGAAGAAGAGGAAAAATCGGAAGAGGTGACCGAGGAGTGAAGCATCCTTTCGTGCATCTTCATGTGCACAGTGAATACAGCCTCCTCGACGGGGCAATCCGGTGCACCGATCTTGCCAGGCGAACCGCCGAATTCCAGAGCCCGGCCGTGGCACTCACGGATCACGGCGCAATGTACGGTACCGTCGAATTCTACGAAAAGTGCCTGGAAAAGAATATCAAACCCATCATCGGATGCGAAGTCTACGTGGATCCCCAAGGGTATACTTGCCGCGACAAAAGAGGGAGGAATCATCATCTGCTCCTCCTGGCGGCAAACCAGGAGGGATACCACAATCTCGTCAAGCTTGTCTCCATCGCCAACACCGACGGTTTCTACTTCAAGCCGCGTATCGACCACGAACTGCTTGCGCGATACGCCCGAGGACTCATCGGTTCGTCAGCTTGCCTGGCCGGAGAGATCCCCTCTCTTCTCCTCGAAGGCGATGAAGAGGGCGCATGCGAGAGGGCATCCCTCTATCAGGACATTCTGGGAGAGGGAAACTTCTACCTGGAACTCATGCACAATGCCCTCTC
Above is a genomic segment from Aminiphilus circumscriptus DSM 16581 containing:
- the dnaX gene encoding DNA polymerase III subunit gamma/tau; translation: MAHMALYRRYRPQRFADVAGQDAAVGVLQRSVAEGRLAHAYLFSGPRGCGKTSLARIVAKVLNCSDPSSGPEPCGQCESCRGIARGDSLDVVEIDGASNRGIDEIRELKAHVGLAPFGGKRKTYIVDEVHMLTEAAFNALLKTLEEPPPFVLFILATTEPHKVPVTIRSRCQHIPLHRIDGNTLVRRLRSVAVAEGVPFEEPCLWEIARQADGAMRDALSLAEQVIALGEGSLSLNAIEGVLGGGSRRELERVLVHLEKTPGDALSFLEGLLGRGANPERLFESLFLLFRDLWVVRSWGEKALEKNSLSEEEIAFVLECAPRWRAEILWRGMHFCARWLPRLRMGVRGDLLVALLVGEMSHFSESEQGRPFTLPRQEKNMSLLAKSLPLEERHVEPENFPEGVPFLPEEMETVVISRQSDANDTVPVFVGDNVLSEVDPDEPPDCSPQAWERLLRHLAQKDPALAAALVNASVRCGDGILQICLPEKAEFSCSILASERGAATLLRHINRFIGDFRISLLCGTKETFLEQRPLSPETSSPEGTGQLFSVPSTVSQTLTHPAPEKDVSSPAQEEKADDPVRQLLAWVQGEILMVRNEEEEKSEEVTEE